The following coding sequences are from one Desulfosoma caldarium window:
- a CDS encoding ABC transporter permease, with amino-acid sequence MMRLWLQLEDAWRAVRAYRLRAVFCALSVALGVGAITIIVAATEGAYKRAYDIVDRFGPDAMLLLGESEEARATGRRERSITVEDVEALRQAFPTAYLVVPMSFRGGIIVSYRNRKHQTRLTGTTADYSLSWSWPVTDGRDLTEQDIKGMRNVALIGRTIVQELFPDEDPLGKSIFVRNLAVQVVGILEERGTTGPGHNLDDRIVMPITTAMKKILNEKDRVQAVRLRFVDPKRMEHFEAEVRQFMRKRHQLQEGQPDDFRIVSPKEIIKFLVALTGSLVVFIGITGLLSLVVAGFVLANLFLLSVSERIPEIGIRRSVGARRRDILFQFLSEAVALTALGGVLGFGIGLLGGPLLKTAAEFPMHFSWRAFAVGMFMATLVGVLFGIQPARKAAAVHPIEAVRKGS; translated from the coding sequence ATGATGCGGCTTTGGCTTCAATTGGAGGATGCCTGGCGGGCTGTGCGGGCTTATCGGCTGCGCGCCGTCTTTTGTGCTCTCAGTGTGGCCTTGGGCGTCGGGGCCATCACCATCATTGTGGCAGCCACGGAAGGCGCATACAAGAGGGCGTATGACATCGTGGACCGGTTCGGTCCGGATGCCATGTTACTTCTTGGGGAAAGCGAAGAAGCGCGGGCCACCGGGCGGCGGGAACGTAGCATCACCGTCGAAGATGTGGAAGCTTTGCGCCAAGCCTTTCCGACGGCTTATCTTGTGGTGCCCATGAGCTTTCGAGGTGGCATCATTGTTTCCTACCGTAATCGCAAGCACCAGACACGCCTCACGGGCACCACCGCGGATTACAGTCTCAGCTGGTCGTGGCCGGTGACGGATGGCCGGGACCTGACCGAACAGGACATCAAAGGCATGCGCAACGTGGCCTTAATCGGACGCACCATCGTTCAAGAACTGTTTCCCGATGAGGATCCCCTGGGCAAGTCCATTTTCGTGCGCAATCTGGCCGTGCAGGTTGTTGGGATTCTTGAAGAACGTGGAACCACGGGACCGGGACACAATCTGGACGATCGCATTGTCATGCCCATCACCACCGCCATGAAAAAGATTCTCAACGAAAAGGATCGAGTGCAGGCCGTGCGGCTGAGGTTTGTGGATCCAAAGCGCATGGAGCACTTTGAAGCCGAGGTACGCCAGTTTATGAGAAAGCGGCACCAGTTGCAAGAAGGCCAGCCGGACGATTTCCGCATCGTGTCTCCGAAAGAAATCATCAAGTTCCTTGTGGCTTTGACGGGATCCCTGGTCGTGTTCATCGGCATCACGGGGCTATTGTCCCTGGTGGTGGCGGGTTTTGTTTTGGCCAACCTGTTTCTGCTTTCCGTCAGTGAAAGGATTCCGGAAATCGGCATACGCCGTTCCGTGGGCGCCAGGCGCCGGGATATTCTTTTTCAGTTCCTGTCCGAGGCCGTGGCCCTGACGGCTCTGGGAGGGGTTTTGGGTTTTGGGATTGGCCTGTTGGGTGGCCCTTTGCTGAAAACGGCTGCGGAATTTCCCATGCATTTTTCCTGGAGGGCCTTTGCCGTGGGCATGTTCATGGCCACACTTGTGGGCGTGCTGTTCGGCATACAGCCGGCTCGAAAGGCGGCCGCGGTGCATCCCATTGAGGCGGTGCGCAAGGGATCATGA
- a CDS encoding ABC transporter ATP-binding protein translates to MSLCLLEDVRKTYMMGDVRVEVLRGVSLTIGAGEMVAIMGPSGSGKTTLMNIIGCLDVPSEGRYMLSGKDVTHMSDDELSRMRSEHIGFIFQSFHLLPYATALENVLLPTLYLDRKLDGRRKRAMELLALVGLEDRAQFKPSQLSGGQQQRVAIARALMNAPRLVLADEPTGALDSATAKDIMELLVHLNTQGTTIVVVTHDPEVASYAQRILRMRDGLIVEDTAGGS, encoded by the coding sequence ATGAGTCTGTGCCTCCTTGAGGATGTTCGCAAGACATACATGATGGGCGATGTGCGCGTGGAGGTGCTGCGCGGGGTGAGCCTGACCATAGGTGCCGGTGAAATGGTGGCCATCATGGGGCCTTCGGGGTCGGGCAAGACCACGCTCATGAACATTATAGGGTGCCTGGATGTGCCCAGCGAGGGCCGTTACATGCTATCGGGAAAAGATGTCACGCACATGAGTGACGATGAGCTTTCCCGCATGCGCAGTGAACATATCGGCTTCATCTTTCAGAGTTTTCATCTGTTGCCTTACGCCACGGCCTTGGAAAACGTTCTGCTGCCTACGCTTTATCTAGACCGTAAACTGGACGGGCGCCGAAAACGGGCCATGGAGCTCCTGGCTTTGGTCGGGTTGGAAGACCGTGCCCAGTTCAAGCCAAGCCAGCTCTCGGGAGGGCAACAGCAACGGGTGGCCATTGCCCGAGCCCTCATGAACGCCCCTCGGCTGGTCCTGGCGGATGAGCCGACGGGAGCCTTGGATTCGGCCACAGCCAAAGACATCATGGAGCTCCTCGTCCACCTGAACACGCAAGGGACCACCATCGTGGTGGTGACCCACGACCCGGAGGTGGCCTCGTATGCGCAAAGAATTCTCCGCATGCGGGATGGCCTCATAGTGGAAGACACCGCCGGCGGTTCGTAG
- a CDS encoding efflux RND transporter periplasmic adaptor subunit → MRKAIAVLVVLGLVTAGVLGYRRWRAPAAVQVLETAVVEKATIREVLVATGMIKSQVGALIKVGSRATGVIDEMRVRVGDSVRKGDLIARIDDREIQKTLAVDRAVLEAARNILKEVTTVYPEKIREAQARFRLAQVNLRREKALIEQDYTTRDAVDRAQAEHDAAQAALERLRREYVTQRAVAEAKLREAEAKLKQDEIRLSYTRIHAPIDGIVTEVTAQQGETIVTGLQTVNLVVIMDPTQLEMQIYVDETDVGRVRVGQTVEYSVDTYPDRTFVGTIKDIYHQPVIRDNIVYYLAIVKIQPEDARALRPEMTTYCRILLTEKAEALSVPNAAIKFEAGRQVVYIISEDQKMPQKVPVSVGIRGENRTEIVSGLNEGQVVATKIIVTQGQNGPGSQKR, encoded by the coding sequence GTGAGAAAAGCCATTGCGGTCTTGGTTGTCCTCGGCCTCGTGACAGCGGGCGTCTTGGGATATCGACGATGGCGGGCGCCGGCGGCGGTCCAGGTTTTGGAAACGGCGGTGGTGGAAAAGGCGACCATTCGCGAGGTGCTGGTGGCCACGGGCATGATCAAATCCCAAGTGGGCGCTCTGATTAAGGTGGGCTCCCGGGCCACGGGCGTCATCGACGAGATGCGCGTGCGGGTCGGTGACAGCGTGAGGAAAGGAGACCTTATTGCGCGCATTGATGACCGTGAAATCCAAAAGACTTTGGCTGTGGATCGAGCGGTCTTGGAGGCGGCGCGCAACATCCTGAAGGAAGTGACCACCGTGTATCCCGAGAAGATTCGAGAAGCGCAGGCGCGGTTTCGGCTGGCCCAGGTGAATCTGCGGCGGGAGAAGGCATTGATTGAACAGGACTACACCACCCGGGATGCGGTGGACCGTGCACAAGCGGAACACGATGCCGCGCAGGCCGCGCTGGAAAGGCTGCGCCGAGAATATGTCACGCAGCGGGCCGTGGCCGAAGCCAAGCTGCGCGAAGCCGAAGCCAAGCTCAAACAGGACGAGATACGCCTGAGCTACACGCGCATTCACGCGCCCATTGACGGCATCGTGACGGAAGTGACGGCCCAGCAGGGCGAAACCATTGTCACCGGCCTGCAGACGGTCAACCTCGTGGTCATCATGGACCCGACCCAGTTGGAAATGCAAATCTATGTGGATGAAACGGATGTGGGCCGTGTTCGCGTGGGCCAAACCGTGGAATATTCCGTGGACACCTACCCGGACCGAACCTTTGTCGGCACGATCAAGGACATCTACCACCAGCCGGTGATTCGGGACAACATCGTCTATTATCTGGCTATTGTCAAAATTCAGCCGGAAGATGCGCGTGCGCTTCGGCCGGAAATGACCACTTATTGCCGCATTCTTTTGACGGAAAAAGCGGAGGCGCTTTCGGTTCCCAATGCGGCCATCAAGTTTGAAGCGGGCCGCCAAGTGGTCTACATCATAAGCGAAGACCAAAAGATGCCCCAGAAGGTTCCGGTCTCGGTCGGGATTCGCGGCGAAAATCGAACGGAAATCGTCTCGGGTTTGAATGAAGGGCAAGTGGTAGCCACCAAAATCATTGTGACGCAGGGCCAAAACGGCCCAGGATCCCAAAAGCGGTAG
- a CDS encoding TolC family protein produces the protein MAVGSWPIHSAAWALTLEDALSEALATHPEVKAAEQDLEARRALERSSLTPYVPSVDLVGSVDQVSKGGLEDRREQVTLGTEYLLFDGGARFSERSAAKIQRAQAEESLRAARLNVIRDVSEAYFLVLARTRIVAERTLQVEDARKDLEIAEGRYRLGVAMKSDVLQASVRYEESLFEKNSAEGDLSTARATLWSLVGRPLEETEPLEGNLEEYVGALKNREVLLRITETHRPEVRLAQWAVALAASQERKTWSPFWPRLTADASYTSYDGTGPYGELDNEKRMGLTASWNLFRLNKYYDRKAASAQLRAAQDRLLEAQRQGRLECHSRYDKALTARRNVDLARSVLVQAEHNYRQALGEYRVGKGDVLSLVRAESALGAARVRLQEALGNWNVSLVNLQRAVGVERLDELMKAE, from the coding sequence ATGGCCGTTGGGTCCTGGCCCATACACTCCGCGGCATGGGCCTTGACCCTGGAAGACGCCTTGAGCGAAGCTCTAGCCACACACCCTGAAGTGAAAGCCGCCGAGCAGGATTTGGAAGCCCGCAGAGCTCTGGAACGTTCCAGCCTCACCCCCTACGTGCCCTCCGTCGACCTGGTGGGATCCGTGGATCAGGTCTCCAAGGGAGGCCTTGAGGATCGTCGCGAGCAAGTGACATTGGGGACGGAATATCTTCTCTTTGATGGAGGGGCTCGGTTTTCGGAGCGATCGGCCGCCAAGATTCAACGGGCTCAAGCGGAAGAATCCCTGCGTGCAGCGCGCCTGAACGTGATTCGCGACGTGTCGGAAGCTTATTTTCTCGTGTTGGCACGAACCCGCATCGTGGCGGAACGGACCCTGCAAGTGGAGGATGCCCGGAAAGATTTGGAAATCGCCGAAGGCCGCTATCGGCTCGGTGTGGCCATGAAATCCGACGTGCTGCAAGCGTCGGTGCGTTATGAAGAATCCCTTTTTGAAAAAAACAGTGCCGAAGGCGACCTGTCCACGGCTCGAGCGACCTTGTGGTCTCTGGTGGGGCGGCCTCTTGAAGAAACGGAACCCCTTGAGGGCAACCTGGAAGAATATGTCGGTGCTTTGAAAAATCGAGAGGTCCTTTTGCGCATAACGGAGACGCACCGCCCCGAAGTGCGCCTGGCGCAATGGGCCGTGGCCCTGGCGGCATCCCAGGAGCGTAAGACCTGGTCTCCCTTTTGGCCGCGTCTGACGGCCGACGCCAGTTACACCAGCTACGACGGGACGGGACCCTATGGCGAGCTGGACAATGAAAAACGTATGGGTCTCACGGCTTCCTGGAACCTGTTTCGCCTGAACAAGTACTACGACCGCAAGGCCGCCTCGGCGCAGCTCAGAGCGGCTCAAGACCGACTCTTGGAGGCGCAGCGCCAAGGCCGCCTAGAATGCCACAGTCGTTACGACAAGGCGCTGACGGCACGGCGTAACGTGGATTTGGCCCGGTCGGTTCTTGTCCAGGCCGAACATAACTACCGGCAGGCCCTGGGGGAATACCGGGTTGGCAAAGGCGATGTGCTGTCGCTGGTGCGGGCCGAAAGTGCTCTGGGCGCGGCACGCGTGCGGCTCCAGGAAGCTCTGGGTAACTGGAACGTGAGCTTGGTGAATCTGCAGCGAGCGGTGGGGGTTGAAAGGCTGGATGAGCTGATGAAAGCGGAGTGA
- a CDS encoding thiamine pyrophosphate-dependent enzyme, protein MPSLLNPSRPPVFCPGCSHERSLHALDKAFQRLHRQPHEVVIVSDIGCSGLFDVFFATHAFHGLHGRALTYATGIKLAQPHATVVAVMGDGGVGIGGAHVLAACRRNLDLTLLVLNNFNFGMTGGQASCTTPQDAHTGSAFLNTLETPLDVCRTVAAAGAPFVVRRSVYSQDLVEKLLEALRYPGFAVVDIWGLCPGRYLKANPISPKDMDGMVARAGVWDGVVAGNERREYGSAYAEHRGHAPFVEDWKGIEAQGRANLVGRHGTLFLGAAGERVLSAGNLWAMAAVRAGLHVTQKSDYNITVMRGPSIAEVLLSSDPIDYPGIEEPDAVVVLAREGVERMAQIWNRLSERTLVIQAADVPVPKHAGRTLMVDFKALDIARKNRAMASLGMLARWTGIFSIEDLVQAAAATLAPSQRDGALQLLRQGAAVPGPGSPRK, encoded by the coding sequence GTGCCCAGTCTTCTTAACCCATCTCGCCCTCCGGTTTTTTGCCCCGGATGTTCCCACGAGCGAAGCCTTCACGCCCTGGACAAGGCCTTTCAGAGACTCCATCGACAACCCCACGAGGTGGTGATTGTGAGCGATATTGGCTGTTCGGGGCTCTTTGACGTTTTTTTTGCCACCCATGCTTTTCACGGATTGCACGGGCGAGCGCTCACCTATGCGACCGGGATCAAGTTGGCCCAACCGCACGCCACTGTGGTGGCGGTCATGGGGGACGGAGGTGTGGGAATTGGAGGCGCCCATGTGCTGGCCGCGTGCCGTCGGAACTTGGACCTGACCCTCCTCGTGCTGAACAACTTTAACTTTGGCATGACAGGCGGGCAGGCTTCCTGCACGACCCCGCAGGACGCTCACACGGGATCGGCCTTTCTCAATACCTTGGAAACCCCTCTGGATGTGTGCCGCACCGTGGCTGCCGCAGGCGCTCCCTTTGTGGTGCGCCGCTCGGTCTACAGCCAGGACCTTGTGGAAAAGCTGCTGGAAGCGCTTCGGTATCCCGGATTTGCCGTCGTGGACATCTGGGGCCTCTGTCCCGGTCGATACCTCAAAGCCAATCCCATCTCCCCTAAAGATATGGATGGCATGGTGGCCCGAGCGGGTGTGTGGGACGGTGTTGTGGCCGGCAATGAGCGGCGGGAGTATGGCTCCGCTTATGCCGAACACCGAGGACATGCCCCATTTGTCGAGGATTGGAAGGGCATTGAGGCGCAGGGGCGAGCGAACCTTGTGGGGCGCCACGGCACCCTCTTTTTGGGAGCCGCCGGAGAACGTGTGCTTTCCGCAGGAAACCTGTGGGCCATGGCGGCGGTACGGGCAGGCCTTCACGTCACCCAAAAAAGCGATTACAACATCACGGTCATGCGAGGGCCTTCCATTGCGGAAGTCTTGCTCTCGTCCGATCCCATTGACTATCCAGGCATTGAGGAACCCGATGCGGTGGTGGTTCTGGCCCGAGAAGGCGTGGAGCGCATGGCCCAGATATGGAACCGCCTCAGCGAACGAACCCTGGTGATTCAAGCGGCAGACGTTCCCGTCCCGAAACATGCGGGCCGCACGCTGATGGTGGATTTCAAAGCCTTGGACATCGCGAGAAAAAACAGAGCCATGGCTTCCCTGGGAATGCTGGCGCGTTGGACGGGAATCTTTTCCATCGAGGACCTGGTGCAGGCCGCCGCAGCCACGCTGGCCCCGTCCCAGCGGGATGGGGCGCTGCAGCTATTGCGTCAAGGAGCCGCCGTGCCGGGGCCAGGATCTCCACGGAAGTGA
- a CDS encoding transketolase C-terminal domain-containing protein — protein MDGNEAVVQGAVYAGCRFFAGYPITPASTILSGMLNVLPPLGGIVLQAEDEMASIGACLGASMAGLKAMTATSGPGLSLYSENISFAVGSEIPLVIVHVMRQGPSTGAATRGADGDVHFMRWGHSGGLPVVVLAPTGPADCFTLTVHAFNLAERLRCPVFVASSKDIAMTRETVDMERVEKPPVVDRKTHAKGPFLPFEAGPSGVPAFLPIGGPVPVRQTSSMHGPDGYITTNPEVIQSLVERLQYKVESQIDTFSFYDWDPQPGASMLLVAYGITARSAREAVLRLRARGHGVSFLVLKTLWPVPEKVLLSAAEAVHKVMVVEANLGQYVHEVRRVVCPKPVHFFGLMCGRMMTPEEIVQEVIRAQSS, from the coding sequence ATGGATGGCAACGAAGCCGTGGTGCAAGGGGCTGTGTATGCCGGCTGTCGGTTTTTTGCAGGCTACCCCATCACGCCAGCGAGCACCATTTTGTCGGGGATGTTGAACGTTTTGCCGCCCCTTGGGGGCATTGTGTTGCAAGCTGAGGACGAAATGGCTTCCATTGGGGCCTGCCTTGGAGCTTCTATGGCGGGCTTAAAGGCCATGACGGCCACGTCCGGCCCAGGCCTCAGCTTGTACAGTGAAAATATCTCCTTTGCCGTGGGCAGCGAAATTCCTTTGGTGATCGTCCATGTCATGCGTCAGGGTCCCTCCACGGGTGCGGCCACGCGTGGCGCCGACGGGGATGTGCACTTTATGCGCTGGGGACATTCCGGAGGGCTTCCTGTGGTGGTGCTTGCCCCCACCGGTCCTGCCGACTGTTTCACTTTGACCGTGCACGCCTTTAATTTGGCCGAACGGCTGCGCTGCCCGGTGTTCGTGGCGTCCAGCAAGGACATTGCCATGACCCGAGAAACCGTGGACATGGAAAGAGTGGAAAAGCCCCCGGTGGTCGATCGAAAAACACACGCCAAAGGCCCCTTTCTTCCCTTTGAGGCCGGGCCGAGCGGCGTGCCGGCGTTTCTTCCCATCGGCGGGCCTGTGCCCGTGCGGCAGACGTCTTCCATGCACGGTCCCGACGGCTACATCACCACCAACCCGGAAGTCATACAATCCTTGGTAGAGCGCCTTCAATACAAGGTGGAATCTCAGATCGACACCTTTTCCTTTTACGACTGGGATCCTCAACCCGGCGCTTCCATGCTCCTGGTCGCTTACGGCATCACGGCGCGATCGGCTCGCGAGGCGGTCTTGCGCCTTCGAGCTCGAGGCCATGGTGTGAGCTTTCTTGTCCTCAAGACCCTGTGGCCGGTTCCCGAAAAGGTTTTGCTCTCCGCGGCCGAAGCGGTTCACAAGGTGATGGTAGTGGAAGCGAACCTGGGTCAATATGTTCACGAAGTGCGCCGCGTTGTGTGCCCGAAACCCGTCCACTTTTTCGGACTCATGTGCGGCCGTATGATGACCCCTGAAGAAATTGTTCAAGAGGTGATCCGTGCCCAGTCTTCTTAA